In the Paenibacillus pabuli genome, one interval contains:
- a CDS encoding carbohydrate ABC transporter permease, whose amino-acid sequence MKSRDPLAVSRRSASVIHAMFIFYAIACIVPILLVFAISFSDETTVIANGYKLIPEKFSLTAYEFLFKDMDQIIHSYGISIIVTVVGTITSVALTALYAYPLSRRDLPYRGWFAFFIFFTMLFNGGLVPWYLVYVNVLDLKNSILALILPLLLSPFFVLVMRTFFANSIPVSILESARIDGAGELRTFTRIVLPLSLPVMATVALFSTLNYWNDWYLSMIFISDNRTISLQYLMYRTLLDIQYLTSNSNVSSQISSQGGLLNLPNKTLQMAMAVVGIGPIVLAYPFFQRYFIKGLTVGAVKG is encoded by the coding sequence GTGAAATCACGTGACCCACTTGCTGTATCGCGGCGTTCCGCGTCCGTTATACACGCGATGTTCATTTTCTATGCCATAGCCTGCATCGTTCCGATTCTGCTAGTCTTCGCCATTTCCTTCTCGGACGAGACAACCGTCATTGCGAACGGATACAAGCTGATCCCAGAGAAGTTTAGCCTGACCGCTTATGAGTTTCTGTTCAAGGATATGGATCAGATTATCCATTCCTACGGCATTTCCATCATCGTGACGGTGGTAGGTACCATTACCAGCGTGGCGTTGACTGCACTGTATGCCTACCCGCTTTCCAGAAGGGATTTGCCCTACCGCGGATGGTTTGCCTTCTTTATTTTCTTCACAATGCTGTTCAATGGGGGGCTCGTTCCCTGGTATCTCGTATACGTCAATGTCCTGGATCTGAAAAATTCCATTCTGGCCTTGATATTACCGCTATTGTTATCACCGTTCTTCGTTCTGGTGATGCGGACATTCTTCGCCAATTCCATTCCGGTATCCATTCTTGAGTCGGCTCGGATTGATGGCGCTGGTGAGCTCCGAACGTTTACACGTATCGTTCTGCCGCTCTCCTTACCGGTTATGGCCACCGTGGCATTGTTCAGCACACTGAACTACTGGAATGATTGGTACCTCAGTATGATTTTTATCTCTGATAACCGGACGATCAGTCTTCAGTACCTCATGTACCGAACACTGCTCGATATTCAATATTTAACATCCAACTCCAATGTTTCTTCACAGATTTCATCACAGGGCGGGTTGCTGAACCTGCCCAACAAAACGCTGCAAATGGCGATGGCTGTCGTGGGCATCGGTCCGATTGTGCTGGCCTATCCGTTCTTCCAAAGGTACTTCATTAAAGGTCTGACGGTGGGCGCTGTGAAGGGATAA
- a CDS encoding ABC transporter permease — protein sequence MKTQPQAGKGVRVADIPERSVRKRKSVLYNLGKFKVLYLMFLPGILFLLVNNYMPMFGVLIAFKNVNYADGIWGSPWSGWDNFKYLFSTSDAWEITRNTLAYNTVFIALNLFVGVGLAILLNEVKNKAMSKLYQSLMLLPYFLSMIVVSYLVLAFLGKDSGFMNSTILQLFGGQPIDWYSEPKYWPYILPIVNTWKNIGYYAVIYLAAVVGIDEEYYEAAVLDGASKWHQIRFITVPFLVPLIVIMTLLQIGRIFYADFSLFYQVPLESGALFPVTNVLDTYVYRTFLIGGDIGMSSAAGLYQAVVGFVLVLVSNTIVRRMDKDNALF from the coding sequence ATGAAGACACAACCCCAGGCGGGTAAGGGTGTACGGGTAGCGGATATACCGGAGAGATCGGTCCGCAAGCGAAAGTCTGTATTATACAATCTTGGCAAGTTCAAAGTCTTGTATCTCATGTTTTTGCCAGGGATCCTGTTTCTGCTGGTAAACAATTATATGCCGATGTTCGGCGTCCTGATTGCGTTCAAAAATGTGAATTACGCCGACGGTATTTGGGGCAGTCCCTGGAGCGGCTGGGATAACTTCAAGTATCTGTTCTCAACGAGTGATGCCTGGGAGATCACACGCAACACACTGGCGTATAACACCGTATTTATTGCGCTGAATCTGTTTGTAGGGGTAGGGCTTGCCATCCTGCTCAATGAAGTGAAGAACAAAGCCATGTCCAAACTCTATCAATCCCTAATGCTCCTGCCTTACTTTCTGTCCATGATTGTGGTTAGTTATCTGGTGCTGGCCTTTCTCGGCAAGGATTCGGGTTTTATGAACTCGACGATCCTGCAGCTCTTTGGCGGACAGCCCATTGACTGGTACTCGGAGCCGAAGTATTGGCCGTACATTTTGCCGATTGTAAACACCTGGAAAAACATTGGATATTATGCCGTCATTTATCTGGCAGCTGTTGTGGGCATTGATGAAGAATACTACGAAGCCGCTGTGCTGGACGGAGCAAGCAAGTGGCATCAGATCCGGTTTATTACGGTTCCGTTCCTCGTCCCGCTCATTGTTATCATGACCTTGCTTCAGATCGGCCGAATCTTCTATGCAGACTTTAGTCTGTTCTATCAGGTTCCATTGGAATCGGGGGCTTTGTTCCCTGTAACGAACGTACTGGATACCTATGTCTATCGCACGTTCCTCATTGGGGGCGACATCGGGATGTCTTCTGCGGCTGGACTGTATCAGGCGGTTGTCGGATTTGTACTTGTACTTGTATCCAATACGATCGTCCGAAGAATGGATAAAGATAATGCATTATTTTGA
- a CDS encoding response regulator transcription factor gives MRNLLIVDDEVYALQAMVEGIDWRLAGIDQVFSAGDAEEARLVLQSQSISILISDIEMPGETGLDLQSWVLKHAPGILTIFLTGHALFDYAQTAIKLNSFDYVLKPAQADQLLKVVTQAVDKLKAGEQRSRTNEIYESVYKRWQTHKPLLTERFWKDAISQRVALTKPRLQELAEVYGAEIDPHARILPIVISVEEWVREFDLRDEEVLEYALRNAAREMLLGDRPGEVFQDHSGLNIVLAYEQDGVVPIASQVAQDCQVYIRECGMYFYCRLSCYVGAPVAVTELQGLLNELMDMERRNIRELEGVFVYDEQGREPEDRFLPIPWFSELSILFETGKVDDLRERVEEIFELLAAQEQLSPEILRLFYHAMLHVVYPLLHQKSVSVRSLYPGEREPEESMVTRSLPQLKLWTLDLINRAIPILYPDDHSPMTIVDQLCIYIENHIGEDLMREELASFAGFNPAYLSRLFRKEKGMSLSEFILQRRVAKAKTLLSESTVKVTDIAGKVGYYNYSHFTKMFKKCTGITPQEFRKQSRTV, from the coding sequence ATGCGGAACCTGTTAATCGTGGATGATGAGGTTTATGCCCTACAGGCCATGGTAGAAGGGATTGATTGGCGTTTGGCAGGCATTGATCAGGTATTCAGTGCGGGTGATGCCGAAGAGGCACGACTGGTGCTCCAGAGCCAGTCCATCTCCATTCTGATCTCTGATATTGAAATGCCTGGAGAGACTGGTCTGGATCTGCAGAGCTGGGTATTGAAGCATGCTCCTGGCATCTTGACGATCTTTCTGACAGGTCATGCTCTGTTTGATTACGCCCAGACAGCGATCAAGTTAAACAGTTTCGACTATGTGCTAAAGCCTGCCCAGGCCGATCAACTTCTTAAGGTCGTCACGCAGGCCGTGGACAAACTCAAAGCCGGAGAGCAGCGTTCGCGTACCAATGAGATATATGAGTCCGTGTACAAGCGCTGGCAAACGCACAAACCGCTGCTGACGGAGCGGTTCTGGAAGGATGCGATCTCTCAACGCGTCGCCCTGACCAAGCCACGACTGCAGGAGCTGGCCGAAGTGTATGGAGCGGAAATCGACCCGCACGCACGGATTCTGCCGATTGTCATATCGGTAGAGGAGTGGGTAAGGGAGTTCGATTTGCGTGATGAGGAGGTACTGGAATATGCCCTTCGGAATGCAGCGAGGGAGATGCTGCTTGGCGATCGGCCAGGAGAAGTATTTCAGGACCATAGCGGTCTGAATATCGTACTTGCGTATGAACAGGATGGAGTCGTACCCATTGCAAGCCAGGTGGCACAGGATTGTCAGGTGTACATTCGGGAGTGTGGGATGTATTTCTATTGCCGCTTGTCCTGTTACGTAGGTGCTCCCGTGGCCGTAACCGAATTGCAGGGGTTGCTGAACGAACTGATGGATATGGAGCGCCGCAACATCAGGGAGCTTGAGGGAGTCTTCGTATATGACGAGCAGGGCAGGGAACCGGAGGATCGATTTCTGCCGATCCCCTGGTTCTCCGAGCTGTCCATTTTGTTTGAAACCGGCAAAGTTGACGATCTTCGGGAACGCGTGGAAGAAATATTCGAGCTGCTGGCTGCCCAGGAACAGTTATCTCCTGAGATTCTGCGCCTGTTCTATCATGCCATGCTGCATGTCGTCTATCCCCTGCTTCATCAGAAAAGTGTATCTGTACGCAGTCTGTATCCTGGTGAGCGGGAGCCTGAAGAAAGTATGGTTACTCGCTCCTTGCCGCAATTAAAGCTTTGGACATTGGATCTCATCAACCGTGCCATTCCGATCTTGTATCCGGATGATCACAGCCCGATGACGATTGTAGACCAACTGTGCATTTATATCGAAAATCATATCGGTGAGGATCTGATGCGAGAGGAACTGGCATCCTTTGCCGGCTTCAATCCTGCATACCTGTCCCGCCTGTTCCGGAAGGAGAAAGGAATGTCTCTCTCTGAATTTATACTGCAGCGACGGGTAGCCAAAGCCAAAACCTTGTTGTCTGAGTCCACCGTAAAGGTCACGGATATTGCCGGCAAGGTGGGTTACTATAACTACTCCCATTTTACGAAAATGTTCAAGAAGTGCACGGGCATTACGCCACAGGAGTTCCGCAAACAGTCCAGGACGGTCTAG
- a CDS encoding sensor histidine kinase, whose protein sequence is MNFIRSLRFKFMIGLTLIMLPLFLLLYYNNVYAIRVVRDKVSLTNMNHLAKSVEQNERVLQETNRYLYSLGERDPDIISLFFLKYGSGDYIITKQRIMNKFMTDIGFYNLIDSFFLYDAVNDDLLLATSGSYDVKMSLVRESMPVQMTQLDDEIQRPEWSIVRGGGWNALVKTVRINQQFYAGALVDMNALNHPEQFTESGERGGAVIVDSKGGALSGSALSPAQIKLAAAHLSGLKNPYQVISEVTSKGDERQYLMLGMPSAMSKMNYIVLLPEEDMLRNLPFFQQIIRLLPIGAAVILITALIFLRQLLFRPMNTLIRGMRRVSRGELDVRLDPPTSSELEFVTHSFNQMTSQIQHLKIDVYEEQLRTREAEFKQLQMQINPHFYLNSLNIIHSLASLQKHELVQQMAGHLADYFRFSLRAGKRVIRLDEELEHIRHYLEIQKLRFPNKLDFILDVDEGLGHYVLPPLTLQPFVENAIIHGFRRRTEPFVICISALLTKTLSDQHSEQGEEGRHSATLRISVEDNGVGFEQEMLTRLQQGNYAEDPSGQHIGIWNVAHRLLVKYNESAKLEFQNLNAGGAAVILYLPAHTEEEEGGTYAEPVNRG, encoded by the coding sequence ATTGGCCTAACGCTGATCATGCTGCCGCTGTTTCTGCTGTTGTATTACAACAATGTCTATGCAATAAGAGTCGTGAGAGACAAAGTATCCCTTACCAATATGAATCATCTTGCGAAGAGTGTGGAGCAGAATGAGCGAGTACTGCAAGAGACCAACCGGTACTTATACAGTCTGGGCGAGCGGGATCCGGATATTATTTCGCTTTTTTTCCTGAAATACGGGAGCGGGGACTATATCATTACGAAACAGCGGATCATGAACAAATTCATGACAGATATCGGATTTTACAATCTGATTGATTCCTTCTTTCTGTATGATGCAGTGAATGATGATCTGCTGCTGGCGACTTCGGGCAGTTATGACGTCAAAATGTCACTTGTCCGGGAGAGCATGCCTGTACAAATGACACAATTGGATGATGAGATCCAGCGGCCCGAATGGAGTATAGTTCGCGGTGGTGGATGGAATGCACTGGTCAAAACCGTTCGGATTAATCAGCAGTTCTATGCTGGTGCACTTGTGGATATGAATGCGCTGAATCATCCCGAACAATTCACTGAATCCGGTGAACGGGGAGGTGCCGTTATCGTGGACAGCAAAGGGGGAGCATTGTCGGGTTCGGCCCTCAGCCCGGCGCAGATCAAGCTGGCTGCAGCACATCTCTCCGGTCTGAAGAATCCCTACCAGGTCATCTCGGAGGTTACATCCAAGGGGGATGAACGCCAATATCTGATGCTCGGCATGCCTTCGGCGATGTCCAAAATGAACTATATTGTCCTACTGCCCGAAGAGGATATGCTGCGCAATCTGCCGTTCTTTCAGCAGATTATTCGTTTGCTGCCTATCGGTGCAGCGGTCATTTTGATTACGGCTCTGATCTTTCTGCGCCAGTTACTGTTTCGACCGATGAATACATTGATTCGGGGGATGAGACGAGTTAGTCGTGGAGAGCTCGACGTGAGACTTGATCCTCCGACTTCATCAGAGTTAGAGTTCGTCACACACAGCTTCAATCAGATGACAAGCCAGATTCAGCATCTGAAAATTGATGTCTATGAAGAACAGCTGCGTACCAGGGAGGCCGAATTCAAGCAGCTTCAGATGCAGATCAATCCTCACTTTTACCTAAACTCCCTGAACATTATTCATAGCTTGGCTTCACTGCAAAAACATGAACTGGTCCAGCAGATGGCCGGACATTTGGCCGATTATTTCCGGTTCAGTCTCCGGGCAGGCAAACGCGTTATCCGGCTGGATGAGGAACTGGAGCACATTCGTCACTATTTGGAGATTCAAAAGCTCAGGTTTCCGAACAAGCTGGATTTTATCCTGGATGTGGATGAAGGTCTTGGTCATTATGTGCTGCCGCCTTTAACCCTTCAGCCCTTCGTGGAAAATGCAATTATTCACGGGTTTAGGCGGCGTACTGAACCATTTGTCATATGCATCTCAGCCTTATTAACGAAAACGTTATCCGATCAACATTCTGAACAGGGTGAAGAGGGGCGGCACAGCGCCACATTGAGGATTTCAGTTGAGGATAACGGAGTCGGCTTTGAGCAGGAAATGCTTACACGTTTGCAGCAGGGGAATTATGCGGAAGATCCAAGCGGACAGCACATCGGGATCTGGAACGTTGCTCACCGTTTGCTTGTGAAATACAATGAATCAGCCAAACTTGAGTTCCAAAACCTGAATGCTGGCGGAGCGGCAGTTATCCTGTATCTGCCCGCCCATACGGAAGAGGAAGAAGGGGGAACTTATGCGGAACCTGTTAATCGTGGATGA